From one Anopheles cruzii chromosome 3, idAnoCruzAS_RS32_06, whole genome shotgun sequence genomic stretch:
- the LOC128269733 gene encoding cytochrome P450 6a2-like: MELIGYLLTGLIFVVSIAYLYVRSRHNFWRDRGLAYPRQQPHLFYGHMNGALDTRHECYINQDLYNDFKSRGEIIGGKSFFIIPSLVAVDPELIKTILVKDFNVFHDRGVYNDAKADPLSAHLFALEGQPWRVLRQKLTPTFTSGRMKQMFGTIQEVAEQFRKYMEENCHREEIEMKDVLARFTTDVIGTCAFGIECNTLKNPDSDFRKYGNKVFEQDILLMIKFIFASMFKRVARTIGVKTTDHGVEKFFLQIVKETVQYREMNNVQRNDFMNLLLQIKNKGSLSEQDAEHMAKGEVGMTLNELAAQVFIFFLAGFETSSTTMNFCLYELAKNTDIQDRLREEINRAIEDNDNKVTYDLVMNIQYLDQVINETLRKYPPVESLTRVPLRDYTIPGTKHVIPKDTLVQIPVYALHRDADHYPDPDQFNPDRFLAEEVQRRHPYVYLPFGEGPRICIGLRFGVMQAKIGLITLLRNFRFAPTAHTPKTIVFDPKSFILSPSTGNYLKVDKI; encoded by the exons ATGGAACTCATAGGATACTTGTTGACGGGGCTGATATTCGTAGTGTCAATTGCGTATCTGTACGTTCGAAGTCGACACAATTTCTGGCGTGATCGAGGCCTTGCGTATCCTCGCCAGCAACCACATCTGTTTTACGGACACATGAATGGAGCCTTAGATACCAGACACGAGTGCTACATCAACCAGGATCTGTACAACGACTTCAAATCTCGGGGAGAGATCATCGGAGGGAAAAGCTTTTTCATCATTCCGAgtctggtggcggtggatccGGAGCTGATAAAGACGATTCTAGTGAAAGATTTCAATGTCTTCCACGATCGCGGTGTATACAACGATGCCAAGGCGGATCCGTTGTCCGCACATTTGTTCGCCTTGGAGGGCCAACCGTGGCGAGTGTTGCGTCAGAAGCTTACGCCTACATTCACCTCAGGCCGCATGAAGCAAATGTTCGGTACTATTCAGGAGGTGGCTGAACAGTTCCGTAAGTACATGGAGGAAAACTGTCACCGGGAGGAGATCGAAATGAAGGATGTCCTGGCACGGTTTACTACGGACGTGATTGGTACGTGTGCCTTCGGAATTGAGTGCAACACTCTGAAAAATCCTGATTCGGATTTCCGCAAGTACGGCAACAAGGTGTTTGAGCAGGATATCTTGTTGATGATAAAGTTCATATTCGCCTCAATGTTCAAGCGTGTGGCAAGAACGATTGGCGTCAAGACGACAGATCATggcgtggaaaagtttttcctgcagatcgtcaaagaaacagtgCAGTACCGCGAAATGAACAATGTTCAACGGAACGACTTTATGAACCTGCTGCTTCAGATCAAAAACAAGGGAAGCCTTTCGGAACAGGACGCTGAACATATGGCCAAGGGCGAAGTCGGGATGACTTTGAACGAGCTTGCAGCACAAGTTTTTATATTCTTCCTCGCCGGTTTTGAGACATCTTCCACGACGATGAATTTTTGTCTGTACGAACTGGCAAAGAATACCGACATTCAAGATCGTCTCCGCGAGGAGATCAACCGTGCGATCGAAGACAACGACAACAAAGTGACGTACGATTTGGTTATGAACATTCAATATTTGGACCAGGTTATAAATG AAACGCTTCGCAAGTATCCACCAGTTGAATCGTTAACCAGAGTACCTCTTCGCGATTATACCATTCCCGGAACTAAGCACGTGATTCCAAAGGACACCTTGGTTCAGATTCCTGTATACGCTCTGCATCGAGACGCAGACCACTATCCCGATCCGGATCAGTTCAATCCCGATCGCTTCTTGGCGGAAGAGGTTCAACGCCGCCATCCTTATGTGTATCTACCATTTGGAGAAGGTCCACGTATTTGCATCGGGCTACGTTTCGGAGTGATGCAGGCTAAAATTGGTTTGATCACGTTGCTAAGGAACTTCCGCTTTGCgccaacggcacacacaccgaaaaccaTCGTTTTCGATCCGAAATCCTTTATTCTGTCACCGTCGACGGGTAATTATTTGAAGGTTGATAAGATATAG
- the LOC128270271 gene encoding uncharacterized protein LOC128270271: MDIFSGLLTSFIFIISAVYLYIRSRHNYWKDQGVPYAPNPHFFYGHMQGQSTTRHGAVINQELYRHFKQRSVPYGGVSLFIMPSLIVVDPELVKNVLVKDFNVFHDRGVYSNPKHDPFTGNLFGLEGTSWRILRQKLTPTFTSGRMKEMFGTIWEVALKLENFMESCAQTEIEMKDVLGRFTTDVIGTCAFGIECNTLEYPDSNFRKYGNKAFELDIVTMTKFFFAASYPRLARALRVKITKDDVTEFFMNIVEETVDYREKHDVQRNDFMNLLLQIKNKGKLDDQSPAVGKGEVGLTTSELAAQVFIFFLAGFETSSTTMNFCLYELAKNPDIQERLRDEINRAIDENGGAVTYDVTMNIEYLDQVINETLRMYPPVETLTRKAAKAYVIPGTKDLIPEGTIVQIPAYAIHHDSDHYPDPERFDPDRFSPEEVKKRHPYVFIPFGEGPRICIGLRFGVMQTKVGLITLLRKFRFSPTQSTPSKIEFDPKSFTLSPIMGNYLKVEKANETKMELINLVLAGFLFVVSAAFLFLRSKHNYWKDHGFPYAPNPHILFGHSKGQGQTKHGVEVHQELYDYFKRRGNAYGGMSQFVIPSIMVMDPDLVKTILVKDFSVFQDRGVFVNPKDDPLSGHLFALEGNTWRLLRQKLTPTFTSGRMKQMFGTIWDVALRLDSFMQDHCQQPDVEMKDVLGRFTTDVIGTCAFGIECNTLEAPESDFRKYGNKAFELNLGIILKFFLASAYPNLVRALKMKSTYADVEKFFMDMVRETVGYREKNNIKRNDFMNLLLQIKNKGKLDENENESVGKGEVGMTHEELAAQVFVFFLAGFETSSTTQSFCLYELAKNPDIQERLRDEINRAIDENGGAVTYDVVMNIAYLDQVINETLRKYPPVESLSRVPSVDYTIPGTNHVLPKRTLVQIPVYALQHDPEYYPDPERFDPDRFSPEEVKKRHPYVFLPFGEGPRICIGLRFGVMQTKVGLITLLRKFRFSPSPRTPEKVTFDPKMITISPIAGNYLKVDKL; encoded by the exons ATGGATATCTTCAGTGGGCTGCTAACGTCGTTTATTTTCATCATATCCGCCGTTTATTTGTACATACGCAGCCGGCATAACTACTGGAAGGATCAGGGGGTTCCCTATGCACCAAATCCCCATTTTTTCTATGGCCACATGCAGGGCCAGTCAACAACGAGACACGGTGCAGTGATCAACCAGGAGCTGTACAGGCACTTCAAGCAACGCAGTGTCCCGTACGGTGGTGTTAGCTTGTTCATCATGCCGTCACTCATCGTCGTGGATCCAGAGCTGGTGAAGAATGTGCTTGTGAAGGACTTTAACGTGTTTCACGATCGGGGAGTTTACTCGAATCCCAAGCATGATCCCTTCACGGGCAATCTTTTCGGATTGGAGGGAACCTCCTGGCGAATCTTGCGCCAAAAGCTGACGCCAACGTTCACGTCGGGACGCATGAAAGAAATGTTCGGAACGATCTGGGAAGTTGCCTTGAAACTGGAAAACTTCATGGAGAGCTGTGCGCAGACGGAGATCGAGATGAAGGACGTGTTGGGGCGCTTCACGACGGACGTAATCGGTACGTGCGCGTTCGGTATCGAGTGTAACACGCTGGAGTATCCAGACTCAAACTTCCGCAAGTACGGTAACAAGGCGTTCGAACTGGATATTGTTACCATGACGAAGTTCTTCTTCGCCGCCTCCTATCCACGGTTAGCCCGAGCGCTGCGGGTGAAGATAACCAAGGACGACGTAACAGAGTTTTTTATGAACATCGTCGAAGAGACCGTCGACTATCGCGAGAAGCACGATGTGCAGCGGAACGATTTCATGAATTTGTTGCTTCAGATAAAAAATAAGGGAAAACTGGATGACCAAAGCCCTGCGGTTGGAAAGGGGGAAGTTGGACTAACGACGAGCGAGCTAGCTGCTCAGGTGTTTATCTTCTTTCTGGCCGGCTTTGAGACGTCGTCAACCACAATGAACTTTTGTCTGTACGAGTTGGCGAAGAATCCCGACATTCAGGAGCGCCTGCGGGACGAGATCAACCGGGCGATCGACGAGAACGGGGGCGCCGTGACGTATGACGTCACAATGAACATCGAGTACCTGGACCAAGTAATTAACG AAACTCTTCGAATGTATCCACCGGTGGAAACACTAACTCGAAAAGCCGCCAAAGCGTATGTTATCCCGGGCACAAAAGACCTGATTCCTGAAGGTACCATAGTGCAAATCCCTGCCTATGCTATTCACCACGACTCGGACCATTACCCCGATCCTGAACGCTTCGATCCGGATCGGTTCTCTCCGGAGGAGGTCAAAAAGCGTCATCCGTACGTGTTCATCCCGTTCGGGGAGGGTCCTCGGATTTGCATCGGCCTGCGGTTCGGTGTGATGCAGACGAAGGTGGGATTGATCACGCTGCTGCGCAAGTTCCGATTCTCTCCAACACAGAGTACACCCAGCAAAATTGAGTTCGACCCAAAGTCTTTTACGCTCTCGCCAATTATGGGCAACTATTTGAAGGTTGAAAAGGCTAA TGAAACCAAGATGGAGCTTATCAATCTTGTGCTCGCCGGGTTCCTCTTCGTGGTTTCGGCCGCGTTTCTGTTCCTGCGCAGCAAGCACAACTACTGGAAGGATCACGGCTTTCCGTACGCACCGAATCCGCACATCCTGTTTGGGCACTCCAAAGGACAAGGGCAGACCAAGCATGGGGTAGAGGTGCATCAGGAGCTGTACGACTACTTTAAGCGCCGTGGTAACGCCTACGGCGGAATGAGCCAGTTCGTTATACCCTCGATCATGGTCATGGACCCGGACCTGGTGAAAACGATACTCGTGAAGGACTTTAGCGTGTTCCAAGACCGTGGTGTGTTCGTTAACCCCAAGGATGATCCGCTGTCGGGGCATCTGTTCGCGCTGGAAGGCAATACGTGGCGGCTCCTGCGCCAGAAGCTTACGCCAACGTTCACGTCGGGACGCATGAAGCAAATGTTCGGTACGATCTGGGACGTCGCCTTGCGGCTAGACAGCTTCATGCAGGACCACTGCCAGCAGCCGGACGTTGAGATGAAGGACGTGTTGGGGCGCTTCACGACGGACGTGATCGGTACGTGCGCGTTCGGTATCGAATGTAACACGCTGGAGGCGCCAGAGTCCGACTTCCGAAAGTACGGTAACAAGGCGTTCGAGCTGAACTTGGGGATAATATTAAAATTTTTCCTCGCGTCCGCGTACCCAAACCTTGTACGTGCGCTTAAAATGAAGTCTACGTACGCCGACGTGGAGAAGTTCTTCATGGACATGGTCCGCGAAACGGTCGGCTATCGGGAGAAGAACAATATCAAGCGGAACGATTTCAtgaacctgctgctgcaaatCAAGAACAAGGGCAAACTGGACGAGAACGAGAATGAATCGGTCGGCAAGGGAGAAGTCGGCATGACGCACGAAGAACTGGCGGCCcaggtgtttgtgtttttcctgGCCGGCTTTGAGACATCTTCGACCACGCAAAGCTTCTGTCTGTACGAGTTGGCGAAGAACCCCGACATCCAGGAGCGCTTGCGGGACGAGATCAACCGTGCGATCGACGAGAACGGGGGCGCCGTGACGTACGATGTGGTCATGAACATTGCGTATCTGGATCAGGTCATCAACG AAACTCTCCGCAAGTACCCACCGGTAGAGTCGTTGAGTCGGGTACCGTCGGTTGACTATACAATACCCGGCACGAACCACGTGCTGCCGAAGCGAACGCTGGTGCAGATTCCCGTCTATGCCCTGCAGCACGATCCAGAGTACTACCCCGATCCGGAACGCTTCGATCCGGATCGGTTCTCTCCGGAGGAGGTCAA
- the LOC128270273 gene encoding sodium/calcium exchanger 1-like, which translates to MASSVALLFLFQNTVDKLVQRANASILIGTSSWKEQFVEALTVSAGDDDGGENEGEDPPTPSCMDYIMHFLTVFWKLIFAFIPPTDMSGGYLCFVVSIFCIGVVTAIIGDVASHFGCTLGIKDSVTAIIFVALGTSIPDTFASKVAAIQDKYADASVGNVTGSNAVNVFLGLGVAWTIAACYHSYHGRVFEVNPGTLAFSVTLFCSEALVAILVLVLRRNPKIGGELGGPKNMKILTSMFFFSLWIVYLLISSLEAYGIIKGF; encoded by the exons ATGGCTTCGTCCGTTGCTCTGCTCTTTCTTTTTCAGAACACCGTAGATAAATTAGTGCAGCGTGCAAACGCCTCCATCCTGATCGGAACGTCGTCGTGGAAGGAACAGTTCGTCGAAGCACTCACCGTCAGTGCCG gcgatgatgacggcggcgaGAACGAAGGCGAGGACCCGCCAACGCCCAGCTGTATGGACTACATCATGCACTTCCTCACCGTGTTCTGGAAGCTTATCTTTGCCTTTATTCCGCCAACCG ATATGTCCGGAGGATACCTGTGCTTCGTCGTGTCCATCTTCTGCATCGGTGTCGTGACGGCCATCATCGGGGACGTTGCGTCGCATTTCGGTTGCACGCTCGGCATCAAGGATTCAGTCACTGCCATCATCTTCGTTGCCCTGGGAACGAGTATACCAG ATACGTTCGCCAGTAAGGTCGCAGCCATTCAGGATAAGTACGCCGACGCCAGTGTCGGTAACGTGACGGGTAGTAATGCGGTCAACGTGTTCCTCGGTCTTGGCGTCGCCTGGACGATTGCCGCCTGCTACCACAGTTACCATGGCAGAGTTTTCGAAGTGAATCCCGGCAC CTTGGCCTTCTCCGTCACACTGTTCTGCTCGGAAGCGTTGGTTGCCATCTTGGTGCTGGTCCTGCGAAGAAACCCCAAGATCGGTGGCGAACTCGGTGGCCCGAAGAATATGAAAATCCTCACCTCAATGTTCTTCTTCTCGCTGTGGATCGTGTACCTGCTGATCAGCAGCTTGGAGGCCTACGGCATCATCAAAGGTTTCTAA
- the LOC128269735 gene encoding cytochrome P450 6a2-like, whose translation MELIGYVLTGLIFVASIAYLYVRSRHNFWRDRGLAYPRQQPHWFYGHMNGALDTRHECYINQDLYNDFKSRGEIIGGKSFFIIPSLVAVDPELIKTILVKDFNVFQDRGVYNDAKADPLSAHLFALEGQPWRVLRQKLTPTFTSGRMKQMFGTIEEVAEQFRKYMEENCHREEIEMKDVLARFTTDVIGTCAFGIECNTLKNPGSDFRKYGNKALEQDILLVVKFMFAITFKKAAKAMGIRITDHGVEKFFLQIVQETVQYREMNNVQRNDFMNLLLQIKNKGSLSEQDAEHMAKGEVGMTLNELAAQVFIFFLAGFETSSTTMNFCLYELATNPDIQDRLREEINRAIEDNDNKVTYDLVMNMQYLDQAINETLRKYPPVESLTRVPLRDYTIPGTKHVIPKDTLVQIPVYALHRDADHYPDPDQFNPDRFLPEEVQRRHPYVYLPFGEGPRICIGLRFGVMQAKIGLIMLLRNFRFAPTARTPKSIVFDPKSPVLAPSTGNYLKVDKI comes from the exons atGGAGCTCATAGGATACGTGTTAACAGGGTTGATATTTGTAGCGTCAATTGCGTATCTATACGTTCGAAGTCGGCACAATTTCTGGCGTGATCGAGGCCTTGCGTATCCTCGCCAGCAACCTCATTGGTTTTATGGGCATATGAATGGAGCCTTAGATACTAGACACGAGTGCTACATCAACCAGGATCTGTACAACGACTTCAAGTCTCGGGGAGAGATCATCGGGGGAAAGAGCTTCTTCATCATTCCGAgtctggtggcggtggatccGGAGTTGATAAAGACGATTCTCGTGAAAGATTTCAATGTCTTCCAAGATCGTGGTGTATACAACGATGCAAAGGCGGATCCCCTGTCCGCGCATTTGTTCGCCTTAGAGGGTCAACCGTGGCGAGTGTTGCGCCAGAAGCTTACGCCTACATTTACCTCAGGCCGCATGAAGCAAATGTTCGGAACTATTGAGGAGGTGGCTGAACAGTTCCGTAAGTACATGGAAGAAAACTGTCACCGAGAGGAGATCGAAATGAAGGATGTCCTGGCACGGTTTACTACGGATGTGATCGGTACGTGTGCTTTTGGAATTGAGTGCAACACACTGAAGAACCCTGGATCGGACTTCCGGAAGTACGGCAATAAGGCGTTAGAGCAAGATATACTGCTGGTCGTAAAGTTCATGTTTGCAATTACGTTCAAGAAAGCGGCCAAAGCCATGGGTATCAGAATAACGGATCATggcgtggaaaagtttttcctgCAGATCGTCCAGGAAACGGTGCAGTACCGCGAAATGAACAATGTCCAACGGAACGATTTTATGAACCTACTGCTTCAGATCAAAAACAAGGGGAGCCTTTCGGAACAGGACGCTGAACATATGGCCAAGGGTGAAGTCGGGATGACTTTGAACGAGCTTGCTGCACAAGTTTTTATATTCTTCCTCGCCGGTTTTGAGACATCTTCCACGACGATGAACTTTTGTTTGTATGAGTTAGCAACTAACCCCGACATTCAAGATCGTCTCCGCGAGGAGATCAACCGTGCGATCGAAGACAACGACAACAAAGTGACGTACGATTTGGTTATGAATATGCAATATTTAGATCAGGCTATAAATG AAACGCTTCGCAAGTATCCACCCGTTGAATCGTTAACCAGAGTACCTCTTCGCGATTATACCATTCCCGGAACTAAGCACGTGATTCCAAAGGATACCTTGGTTCAGATTCCTGTATACGCTCTGCACCGAGACGCAGACCACTATCCCGATCCGGATCAGTTTAATCCCGATCGCTTCTTGCCGGAAGAGGTTCAACGCCGCCATCCTTATGTGTATCTACCATTTGGAGAAGGTCCACGTATTTGCATCGGGCTACGTTTCGGAGTGATGCAGGCTAAAATTGGGTTGATCATGTTGCTAAGGAACTTCCGCTTTGCGCCTACGGCACGTACACCCAAGAGCATCGTTTTCGATCCGAAATCTCCGGTTCTGGCTCCATCAACCGGTAACTACTTGAAAGTTGACAAGATATAG
- the LOC128270272 gene encoding cytochrome P450 6a22-like: protein MVLFWTSAIVVLLGCAVRWFLRRRQTFWVRRGIPAAEKPHLLYGNVKGITSERHTANILLQLYRGFRQRRLPAGGFNLLFSPVLLVMDPILIERVLVHDFEQFQDRGLYANARGNPLFCETLFTLGGDRWKDVRRQLGPALDTVNVRTLFEATVRIAQSLTNYVADRERPQEIEWTDLLARYTTDVIGSCAFGIDCRTIRDRHRDEFRMMGHRAFQFSLRRMWKLRFGYTFRRLADVLRLCVHESSVERFFLQLCHSTVLYRESYQTVKRDFLQILLEMKGRGQLDMTQVAAQCYQFFIAGFETSASLLNFCLYELARNVDVQRRLRLAISRALDETDGQLSYDVVTSLDYLDQVVKETLRMYPPVDFLVRASSVDYEIDGVGTVPRDTLFVVPVYAIHHDPEYYPEPEVYNPDRFAAQPADAKPLTFLPFGHGPRHCLGEHFGLMLVKVGLVSLLRTFHFSLDTGRMPASISFKPRSLVLAPTSGMYLNVERV from the exons ATGGTGTTGTTTTGGACGTCCGCCATTGTGGTGCTACTGGGATGCGCCGTCCGGTGGTTTCTTCGGAGAAGACAAACGTTCTGGGTCCGCCGGGGCATCCCGGCAGCCGAGAAGCCGCATCTACTGTACGGCAACGTGAAGGGCATCACTAGCGAGCGACACACGGCCAACATTCTGCTACAGCTGTACCGCGGTTTCCGCCAACGGCGGCTACCGGCGGGCGGATTTAATCTACTCTTCTCCCCGGTACTGCTGGTCATGGATCCGATCCTTATCGAGCGGGTTCTGGTGCACGATTTTGAGCAGTTCCAGGACCGCGGCCTGTACGCGAACGCCCGGGGCAATCCACTGTTCTGCGAAACGTTGTTCACCCtcggcggcgaccggtggaAGGATGTGCGCCGTCAGCTGGGTCCGGCGCTTGACACGGTGAACGTGCGCACGTTGTTTGAGGCCACGGTACGCATTGCGCAGAGTCTGACGAACTACGTGGCGGACCGGGAGCGACCGCAGGAGATCGAGTGGACCGATTTGTTGGCCCGCTACACGACGGATGTGATCGGTAGCTGTGCCTTCGGTATTGACTGTCGCACGATTCGTGACCGGCATCGGGACGAGTTCCGCATGATGGGCCATCGGGCGTTTCAGTTCAGCTTGCGGCGCATGTGGAAGCTACGCTTCGGCTACACGttccgccggctggccgacgTGCTCCGGCTTTGCGTACACGAATCGTCCGTCGAGCGGTTCTTTCTGCAGCTCTGCCACTCGACCGTTCTGTACCGGGAAAGCTACCAGACGGTGAAGCGAGACTTCCTGCAGATCCTACTGGAGATGAAGGGTCGCGGACAGCTCGATATGACGCAGGTGGCCGCCCAGTGTTATCAATTCTTTATTGCCGGCTTCGAGACTTCGGCGTCGCTGCTGAACTTCTGTCTGTACGAGTTGGCGCGAAACGTGGACGTACAGCGGCGACTCCGGCTTGCGATCAGCCGTGCCCTCGACGAAACCGACGGCCAGCTGAGCTACGACGTGGTGACGTCACTAGACTATCTAGACCAGGTGGTGAAAG AAACGCTCCGCATGTATCCGCCGGTGGACTTCCTGGTCCGTGCGTCGAGCGTCGACTACGAGATCGATGGCGTTGGAACGGTACCACGCGATACGTTGTTTGTGGTGCCGGTTTACGCCATACACCACGATCCTGAATACtacccggagccggaagtgTACAATCCAGATCGCTTCGCAGCACAACCCGCAGACGCGAAGCCACTCACGTTCCTGCCGTTCGGACACGGTCCTCGCCACTGTCTCGGGGAACACTTTGGCCTGATGCTCGTCAAAGTCGGTCTGGTGAGCCTGTTGCGCACGTTTCACTTCTCGCTCGACACCGGCCGCATGCCGGCAAGCATCAGCTTCAAGCCGCGCTCGCTGGTGCTAGCCCCCACCAGTGGCATGTATCTGAACGTGGAGCGTGTTTGA
- the LOC128269734 gene encoding cytochrome P450 6A1-like, giving the protein MELACVVLSLIGVLATGAYLYLRNRYNFWRSRGFPTLADQSLFYGHVKGVNTERHASEVSTVNYNRFKSRGDAFGGINIFILPVVVPVDPELIKTILVKDFNVFHDRGVYSDAVADPLSATLFALEGKAWRTLRHKLTPTFTSGKMKQMFGTILEVAHELQSYVDERSVQGELEMKDILARFTTDVIGTCAFGIECNTLKNPENEFLKYGMRVFETKTFTMFKIICSMAVPWLTKKIGVKITDAELESFFMKLVHETVEYREKNNVERNDFLKLLIEIKNQGSVTDADGATEGCMTLNELAAQVFIFFLAGFETSSTTMNFCLYELAKNPAIQDRLRAEINRAIESNGGTLTYDVVMNNEYLDQVVNETLRKYPPLETLTRVAERDYTIPGTTHVIPKGTLVQIPVYALHHDPDYYANPECFDPDRFTPEAVSQRVPYVYLPFGEGPRICIGLRFGLMQTKVGLITLLRQFRFSPTDRTPERIRFLPKIFILTPDTGNYLQVDKL; this is encoded by the exons ATGGAGCTCGCGTGCGTTGTACTTTCGTTGATAGGCGTTCTGGCGACGGGCGCCTACCTTTATCTGCGCAATCGGTACAACTTCTGGAGGAGCCGCGGTTTCCCGACGCTTGCGGATCAAAGCTTGTTCTATGGTCACGTGAAGGGTGTGAACACGGAGCGTCACGCCTCCGAGGTGTCGACGGTGAACTACAATCGGTTTAAGAGCCGAGGCGATGCGTTCGGTGGCATCAACATCTTCATACTCCCGGTGGTTGTGCCGGTCGACCCGGAGCTGATCAAAACGATTCTGGTGAAGGACTTTAACGTGTTCCACGACCGGGGCGTGTACAGCGATGCCGTGGCGGATCCACTCAGCGCGACGCTCTTCGCACTGGAAGGCAAGGCGTGGCGGACGCTGCGCCACAAGCTGACACCGACGTTTACGTCGGGCAAGATGAAACAGATGTTCGGTACGATTCTCGAGGTAGCGCACGAGCTGCAGAGCTACGTCGACGAACGGTCGGTCCAGGGAGAGCTGGAGATGAAGGACATTCTGGCACGATTCACCACGGACGTCATTGGGACGTGCGCGTTCGGCATTGAGTGTAATACGCTGAAAAATCCTGAGAACGAATTTCTCAAATACGGCATGCGGGTGTTCGAGACAAAGACGTTCACCATGTTCAAGATCATTTGCAGTATGGCGGTACCGTGGCTGACGAAAAAGATCGGCGTGAAGATTACCGATGCGGAGCTGGAATCGTTCTTCATGAAGCTGGTCCACGAAACGGTGGAGTATCGGGAGAAAAATAATGTCGAGCGAAACGACTTTCTCAAGCTGCTGATCGAGATCAAAAACCAGGGATCGGTGACGGATGCTGATGGGGCAACCGAAGGTTGCATGACGCTGAACGAGCTTGCAGCGCAAGTGTTTATCTTCTTCCTGGCCGGATTCGAAACATCGTCTACCACCATGAACTTTTGTCTGTACGAGCTGGCGAAGAACCCCGCCATCCAGGACCGTCTCCGGGCGGAGATTAATCGCGCCATAGAGAGCAATGGAGGCACTTTGACCTACGATGTGGTGATGAACAACGAATATCTCGATCAAGTCGTCAACG AAACACTACGCAAGTATCCGCCCCTGGAGACGCTCACTCGTGTTGCGGAACGTGACTATACGATTCCCGGCACAACGCATGTCATCCCGAAGGGCACGCTGGTACAAATACCGGTTTACGCGCTACATCACGATCCGGACTACTACGCCAACCCCGAATGCTTCGATCCGGACCGTTTCACGCCGGAAGCGGTGAGTCAACGGGTCCCGTACGTGTACCTGCCATTCGGCGAGGGACCCCGTATTTGTATAGGGCTCCGGTTTGGGCTGATGCAGACGAAGGTCGGGCTGATAACGCTGCTGCGAcagtttcgcttttcgccaaCCGATCGCACTCCGGAGCGTATCAGGTTCCTGCCGAAAATATTTATCCTTACGCCAGATACGGGAAATTATCTGCAGGTTGATAAGCTGTAA